CATTCCTAAAGGAGTAAATGACGGGGTTTAAGAGAGGTGTGACCACCGTGTAAAATACGGCGACTATCTTATCTGCAGGGAGGGTGACACAGGGCCTCATGCAGACAAAGGAGCAAGGCATGAAGAACAGGCCCACAACTGTGACATGAGAGGCACAGGTGGAGAGTTCCCTGCGCCGGGCCTCGGAGTTGTGGCTCCTCAGGGAGTGCAGGATGATCAGGTAGGAAGCTATCCGTACCGAGAAGCTGACCACAGAGATGGAGCCGCCATCATCCGGCGGAAAGAGGAAAATTACTTTCCACTTGATAAAAGAGTCGAAGATAAGCTTGGCGGCCACGACAGAACAGTAACAGATCTCCACAAAGGATACGTAGCTGAGCAAGAAATACATGGGGGAGGTGAGCCCTTTGCTGGCCAGGATGTTCACCACAATGAGGCCATTGCCCGGCACAACGGCTGTGCACATGAGGAGAAACATCACAGAAATGACCCTCTGTTCATTCTGATTCTGGGAAAATCCCAGGAAAATTATTTCAGTCACATTTTTTGTAGCAGCCGTAGTTTAAAGCACAGGAGCCGACAGCCTGGAATCACAGAAATCAAAGAGCTCTCCTCAATCATTAGAAACAGAAACATCCTTGGCAGGCCTGAGGACGATCATCATTCTGCTCCCTCTTGAGTTTGTTCTCTCCCTCGGTTTTCCCCAAAATGTGTTCTGAGACAAGTGAACAAAATGGCAAATATCAGCTGTTTGATGTTATTCCCGACATAGGCCTCGATTTTGTAGTGTTGCTGCCTTGAAGTGTTTTTGCTGATCTAGCACATGTTGACTGAATGCTTACAAGAAAAATCAGAggacattttatagataagaaaaaacGGAGACTCA
This portion of the Macaca mulatta isolate MMU2019108-1 chromosome 14, T2T-MMU8v2.0, whole genome shotgun sequence genome encodes:
- the LOC106993262 gene encoding olfactory receptor 4X1 — protein: TTAATKNVTEIIFLGFSQNQNEQRVISVMFLLMCTAVVPGNGLIVVNILASKGLTSPMYFLLSYVSFVEICYCSVVAAKLIFDSFIKWKVIFLFPPDDGGSISVVSFSVRIASYLIILHSLRSHNSEARRRELSTCASHVTVVGLFFMPCSFVCMRPCVTLPADKIVAVFYTVVTPLLNPVIYSFRNAEAKNAMRRRVGRKVIREEK